A section of the Phacochoerus africanus isolate WHEZ1 chromosome 4, ROS_Pafr_v1, whole genome shotgun sequence genome encodes:
- the SPZ1 gene encoding spermatogenic leucine zipper protein 1 produces the protein MEVPTPSQTLKPPNLKAESLDPKVVIALFEIGSLPPVSCSPLPSPLNSNHEATEQRIARKFDDLLKEIKDIVQNMTSYEEKVKETKESWEETSISEDVSELKEKIRGLGKINETLLKKLLGSLDLEKENAKKQEMMSEKQNSKDTVQGFAKDLVNCSEEKRGLCETHLSKEKARYELPHVQEENIKLKNSMEQLLQEADHWSMQHTELSELIKSYQKSQKDIKTLENDGAKSQTQPDSETSAKHELEEQVRKLKQDTYSLHLIAALLENECQILEQRVELLKELHHQKEEPLQEEPSQIDCEPNKKEQKLSEAEKVKIYKQNMQRMEGTFQKGDQFYRSLDACHKKKARNNLFNTHLARRALIRKKRPASSLN, from the coding sequence ATGGAAGTGCCCACTCCCTCCCAAACACTTAAGCCTCCCAATCTCAAAGCAGAGTCTTTGGACCCAAAGGTTGTCATTGCCTTATTTGAAATTGGATCACTTCCCCCCGTCTCCTGCAGTCCTCTACCTTCCCCCCTAAACAGTAACCATGAAGCAACTGAACAACGAATTGCAAGGAAATTTGACGATctcttaaaagaaattaaagatattgTTCAAAACATGACAAGTTATGAAGAGAAggtcaaagaaacaaaagaatctTGGGAGGAAAccagtatctctgaggatgtatcagaacttaaagaaaaaatcagaggacttggtaaaataaatgaaacactgTTGAAAAAACTGCTTGGTAGTTTGGacctagagaaagaaaatgcaaagaaacaagaGATGATGTCAGAAAAGCAGAATTCCAAGGACACAGTGCAAGGTTTTGCAAAGGATTTGGTAAATTGTTCAGAGGAAAAAAGAGGCCTTTGTGAAACTCACCTAAGTAAGGAAAAAGCAAGGTACGAGCTCCCTCACGTTCAAGAAGAAAATATCAAACTGAAGAACAGCATGGAGCAGTTATTGCAGGAAGCAGACCACTGGAGCATGCAACATACAGAACTTAGTGAACTAATCAAATCCTATCAGAAATCTCAGAAAGACATAAAAACTCTTGAAAATGATGGAGCCAAGTCCCAAACTCAACCAGATAGTGAGACATCAGCTAAGCATGAGCTGGAAgaacaagtgaggaaactgaaacaaGACACATATTCATTGCATTTGATTGCAGCTTTGCTGGAGAATGAATGTCAAATCTTAGAGCAGAGAGTAGAGCTTCTCAAGGAACTCCATCATCAGAAAGAGGAACCTCTACAAGAGGAGCCAAGCCAAATAGACTGTGAGCCAAACAAGAAAGAACAGAAGCTATCAGAGGCAGAGAAGGtcaaaatatacaagcaaaacATGCAAAGAATGGAAGGTACATTTCAAAAAGGAGACCAATTCTATAGAAGCCTAGATGCTTGTCATAAAAAGAAAGCTCGTAATAACCTGTTCAATACTCATCTTGCAAGAAGAGCTCTTATAAGAAAAAAGAGGCCAGCCAGCagcctaaattaa